From the Desulfomonilia bacterium genome, one window contains:
- a CDS encoding serine hydrolase domain-containing protein: MILSDYSAFAITIKRLPSIVFLLIFSCLLSINCSSLHPDRPAFNNGDPEGAISALDENIRVNLEKQRIPGAAVALVHDGRVIFSQCYGYADTRKKVPITEDTYFMIGSLTKSFTALAILKLIEQGKIDLNADIRKYIPDFSIKNLDGGETTITVNHLLTHTSGLMIDYYLRDNGKEIQSDTELLSQIKDEYLCFKPGSASKYSNVGYRLLGIMIERVTGERFEKYIEKEVFKPLGLRQTSFLYTDEIAAHMSKGHNGNTEISRIDNEDKPASGLYSTLRDLTVFLRFLSSSSNASNAEFNSSRIVGSIMKNADLTIDTFYDNTNIYSSGWYLNSYQFKGIRTTISGSGNINGFSSAMTYIPEERLGIVILTNSSVGWKANMEIIARGLGGIIDLYRVTDTQYPVCENKEIKFTEDYESLCGRYEGFGPIVDIFLKKNGLYAKFKGPAALLIPEGDGVFKPVLRILFMDLDVARFTEYESIRFRFANNRNGDKFLYMEAQEGESTFSIPLHHYRKNLIPKSYNRYYGIWALDGNETYPDILKLYLPSNRLSFFEKDGWPMIKINTWIGEGQLLLVPLSENLARIAGSGEIVKINEDTMSYIGLSFKKVQ, translated from the coding sequence GTGATACTCTCAGATTATTCAGCTTTCGCGATAACCATAAAACGGTTGCCCTCAATTGTTTTTTTATTGATTTTTTCATGCCTTCTTTCGATAAATTGCAGTTCCCTGCATCCGGATCGACCTGCCTTCAACAATGGAGATCCTGAAGGCGCGATAAGCGCACTTGACGAAAATATCAGAGTTAACCTGGAGAAGCAACGGATCCCCGGTGCGGCCGTCGCTTTGGTACATGATGGCCGCGTTATATTTTCGCAATGCTACGGGTATGCAGATACCAGAAAGAAAGTTCCCATAACAGAAGACACTTATTTCATGATCGGCTCGCTCACAAAATCCTTTACTGCACTGGCGATACTTAAACTCATAGAACAGGGTAAAATCGATCTCAATGCCGATATAAGGAAATATATCCCCGATTTTTCCATCAAAAACCTTGATGGTGGTGAAACCACGATCACGGTGAATCATCTTCTCACACATACGTCCGGGCTTATGATTGACTATTACCTGCGTGATAACGGCAAGGAAATTCAATCCGATACCGAACTTCTCTCTCAAATAAAGGATGAATACCTCTGTTTCAAGCCGGGCTCCGCCTCAAAGTATTCGAATGTCGGATACCGGCTCCTTGGAATCATGATCGAGAGGGTTACCGGTGAACGATTTGAAAAATATATCGAAAAAGAGGTTTTTAAACCGCTTGGTCTGCGCCAGACCTCTTTTCTTTATACTGATGAAATCGCTGCTCATATGTCCAAGGGGCATAATGGAAATACGGAGATATCGAGGATTGACAACGAAGACAAGCCTGCGAGCGGTCTGTACAGCACACTCAGGGATCTTACTGTGTTCTTGAGGTTTTTGTCCTCAAGTTCCAATGCTTCAAATGCAGAATTTAACAGCAGCCGCATAGTGGGTTCAATCATGAAGAATGCTGATCTCACCATCGACACGTTTTATGATAACACGAACATATACTCTTCCGGATGGTATTTGAATTCCTATCAGTTCAAAGGCATACGTACGACAATATCCGGAAGTGGCAATATCAACGGTTTTTCCTCTGCGATGACTTACATTCCAGAAGAAAGACTCGGAATAGTGATCCTCACGAATTCGTCTGTCGGATGGAAAGCGAACATGGAAATCATCGCAAGGGGACTTGGTGGCATCATTGATTTATACAGGGTCACCGACACCCAATATCCTGTTTGTGAAAATAAAGAGATAAAATTCACAGAGGATTATGAATCCTTGTGCGGGCGATATGAGGGTTTTGGCCCTATTGTCGATATTTTTCTGAAGAAAAATGGATTATACGCGAAATTTAAAGGCCCTGCGGCCCTTCTTATTCCGGAAGGTGATGGCGTTTTCAAACCGGTACTTCGAATTCTCTTCATGGATTTGGATGTCGCACGGTTTACCGAATATGAAAGTATACGGTTCAGGTTCGCGAACAACCGCAATGGGGATAAATTCCTGTATATGGAAGCACAGGAAGGCGAATCTACATTTTCCATTCCACTCCATCATTACCGGAAAAACCTTATTCCCAAGTCTTACAACCGCTATTATGGCATATGGGCACTTGACGGGAATGAGACTTATCCGGATATACTGAAACTTTATCTGCCGTCGAATAGGCTGTCTTTTTTCGAAAAGGACGGATGGCCCATGATCAAGATAAATACCTGGATCGGGGAAGGACAACTGCTGCTTGTCCCTCTCTCGGAGAATCTGGCTCGTATTGCCGGATCCGGGGAAATTGTCAAAATTAATGAAGATACCATGAGCTATATCGGGCTTTCATTTAAAAAGGTACAGTGA
- a CDS encoding hydantoinase/oxoprolinase family protein — protein MILGIDVGGTHTDVVCISKGEVVSSMKVETAPDIVESITAGVSSMNIDYDGIKRVVLSTTLTTNAIIENRLERAGMFVSAGPGVNPKSYFLNRDFHLIEGAIDHRGRQYIPLDEPGVERAARLLKDSGIDSVGIVSKFSVRNHYHELRIKFMIEGRFKYVTMGHQMSGSLNFPRRIHTVFFNAGVLPVQARFVSSVKKAFAGLGIKSRILFLKADGGTFSSSAAERLPVETIISGPAASIMGAFALRPDEKCAAVLDIGGTTTDIGLLALGLPVFEPKGISIKGLKTLVRGLKTVSVGAGGDSAVIVDKGNIQVGPSRKGPPCCLGGTVPTVMDALRVLGYVKTGSEDKAVKAVSDIASACGMNVEETAKTIIRQMVGIIKNAYTDFLEDVNANPVYTIYEMLHPETVKPEKIILIGGPALALKTFIEEELGIPCVVPENYDVANAIGAAVSKTTARITLLADTQRKQMICPELEAEDIIPPTYMIEDLKSSGERLLKKNAVFLGLADDYGIDVVEEQCFNMVSGFRTVGRNMRLKLQTRPGIIPEFRRKASG, from the coding sequence ATGATACTTGGCATTGATGTCGGCGGTACTCATACTGATGTTGTATGTATCAGCAAGGGAGAGGTTGTTTCATCCATGAAGGTGGAAACAGCCCCCGATATTGTCGAATCAATCACTGCAGGGGTTTCATCCATGAATATCGATTACGATGGCATCAAGAGAGTTGTACTTTCGACAACCCTTACCACCAATGCGATAATCGAAAACAGGCTTGAAAGGGCGGGGATGTTTGTGAGTGCAGGGCCCGGCGTCAATCCTAAATCATATTTCCTCAACAGGGATTTTCATCTTATTGAAGGCGCCATAGACCACAGGGGCAGGCAATATATACCTCTCGATGAGCCTGGAGTGGAGCGTGCCGCGCGGCTGCTCAAGGATTCGGGGATTGATTCGGTCGGCATAGTATCGAAATTTTCGGTAAGAAATCATTATCATGAACTCAGGATAAAATTCATGATAGAAGGAAGGTTCAAATACGTTACAATGGGGCACCAGATGAGCGGCAGCCTCAATTTTCCAAGAAGAATCCATACGGTATTTTTTAATGCAGGCGTTCTGCCTGTTCAGGCCCGTTTTGTCTCTTCAGTCAAAAAAGCATTTGCCGGACTGGGAATCAAATCCAGAATTCTCTTTTTGAAGGCGGACGGCGGGACATTCTCTTCATCTGCCGCGGAAAGGCTTCCTGTTGAAACAATCATTTCGGGACCGGCAGCCAGCATAATGGGGGCTTTTGCATTAAGGCCGGATGAAAAATGTGCCGCAGTGCTCGATATTGGAGGCACCACGACTGATATAGGGCTACTTGCGCTTGGCCTGCCCGTATTCGAACCGAAAGGCATAAGCATTAAAGGTCTCAAAACCCTTGTGAGAGGCCTGAAAACAGTTTCAGTCGGTGCAGGCGGCGATTCGGCTGTTATTGTCGATAAGGGAAATATACAAGTGGGCCCCTCAAGAAAAGGGCCTCCGTGCTGTCTGGGCGGAACTGTTCCCACGGTAATGGATGCCTTGAGGGTGCTGGGCTATGTAAAAACAGGCAGCGAGGATAAGGCGGTAAAAGCCGTAAGCGATATTGCTTCGGCCTGCGGGATGAATGTCGAAGAAACAGCAAAGACTATTATCAGACAGATGGTGGGCATAATAAAAAATGCGTACACGGATTTTCTGGAAGATGTGAATGCGAATCCTGTCTATACCATATATGAAATGCTTCATCCTGAAACCGTCAAACCTGAGAAGATTATACTGATCGGGGGTCCGGCACTAGCGCTGAAAACATTTATTGAGGAGGAGTTGGGCATACCCTGCGTAGTACCTGAAAATTATGATGTTGCAAATGCCATAGGCGCAGCGGTCTCTAAGACGACGGCCAGGATAACTCTCCTTGCAGATACCCAGCGAAAACAGATGATATGCCCTGAACTTGAAGCTGAAGATATAATACCTCCCACGTATATGATTGAAGACTTGAAAAGCAGCGGGGAAAGACTCTTGAAAAAAAATGCTGTTTTTCTTGGCCTTGCAGATGACTACGGAATTGATGTCGTTGAAGAGCAGTGCTTCAACATGGTCAGCGGGTTCAGGACTGTGGGCAGGAATATGAGGCTCAAGCTCCAGACCAGGCCCGGGATCATACCGGAATTCAGAAGAAAGGCTTCAGGGTGA
- a CDS encoding patatin-like phospholipase family protein produces the protein MKIRRKRKVVLALGAGSARGLAHIGVLKALKEAGIPIDAIAGVSFGAIIGSLYSIYRDINEVEKRVREYMDSPFFKDAQKEIKSMERESAHSFFERIQATFKKGYFYTKAVNNLSILTQETFVMNMRLLVGDRSFEDMTIPFKCQAIDLITGDPIVFSEGSLCGALQASSAIPGYFPPISMHDMLLVDGGVAEMVPVHLAKTFNPDYIIGVNVRKGIEPLTDPDNELKNTFDVIFRSYDITRDFMDIYLCNDLDCVITPEIHSQHWYDFDRIDYFVEQGYKAGRAKIDEIKKDIYWFY, from the coding sequence ATGAAGATCAGAAGGAAAAGAAAAGTGGTGCTGGCCCTTGGCGCAGGAAGCGCGAGGGGGCTTGCCCATATCGGTGTGCTGAAGGCCCTGAAAGAGGCCGGGATCCCGATAGATGCGATTGCCGGAGTATCCTTCGGGGCGATAATTGGCTCATTGTACAGCATTTACAGGGATATAAACGAAGTTGAAAAGAGGGTCAGGGAATACATGGATTCACCTTTTTTCAAGGACGCTCAGAAAGAGATAAAATCAATGGAAAGGGAATCGGCCCATTCGTTTTTCGAACGCATTCAGGCGACATTCAAAAAAGGGTATTTCTATACCAAGGCGGTCAACAATCTATCAATTCTGACCCAGGAAACGTTTGTCATGAACATGAGACTTCTCGTAGGAGACAGGTCTTTTGAGGATATGACGATACCGTTTAAATGCCAGGCGATTGATCTCATTACCGGCGACCCGATTGTGTTCTCGGAAGGCAGCCTGTGCGGTGCTCTTCAGGCAAGCAGTGCCATCCCGGGATATTTCCCTCCCATAAGCATGCATGATATGCTGCTGGTTGACGGAGGAGTGGCGGAGATGGTGCCTGTACACCTGGCGAAGACATTTAATCCTGACTACATAATCGGCGTGAATGTGAGGAAAGGTATTGAGCCTCTGACTGATCCCGATAACGAACTGAAAAACACCTTTGATGTTATTTTCAGAAGTTATGACATAACCAGGGATTTCATGGACATCTATCTGTGCAATGATCTCGACTGTGTCATCACCCCGGAAATCCATTCTCAACACTGGTATGATTTTGACCGCATCGATTATTTTGTGGAACAAGGCTATAAGGCGGGCAGGGCCAAGATAGATGAGATTAAAAAGGATATCTACTGGTTCTATTGA
- a CDS encoding BrnT family toxin, whose amino-acid sequence MTEFSWDPKKNLSNMKKHDVSFEEAETVFLDDYAIRYFDPDHSDKEDRFIMLGISATLRILVVCHCYLKDDSVIRIISARKATKNEEDAYWKERV is encoded by the coding sequence ATGACAGAATTTTCATGGGACCCTAAAAAGAACCTGTCTAACATGAAGAAGCATGATGTCTCCTTTGAAGAAGCGGAAACAGTTTTTCTGGATGATTATGCAATCAGATATTTTGATCCAGACCATTCAGATAAAGAAGATAGATTCATAATGCTGGGGATAAGTGCAACACTGAGGATTCTGGTAGTATGTCATTGTTATTTGAAGGATGACTCGGTCATAAGAATTATTTCAGCCAGAAAGGCCACAAAGAATGAAGAAGATGCCTACTGGAAGGAGCGCGTATGA
- a CDS encoding SDR family oxidoreductase: protein MGCCKIELRGKNVLVTGGAMGMGKSMAGLFLKEGARVAIVDIREAELAAATKELAPSGQIAAYVCDISDKWNIYSLAEKLKKEFGTIDILVNNAGVVRSAPFLQKTDEVIEKLIAVNLMSIFWTTKAFLPDMVSKGEGVIVNMASAGGLLGVPYISDYCASKFAVVGLTESLRQEMALAGQKKIKFIYVCPNTVSTGMFEGAQAVKGTRMLTPEDVTVKIIEGIKNGRAMIGVPSSVYTLPLVKAILPIGAMDFLCRVLGIATSSKNMTGRKDSIILR from the coding sequence GTGGGCTGCTGCAAAATCGAGTTAAGAGGAAAGAATGTACTTGTGACAGGCGGTGCGATGGGCATGGGGAAATCCATGGCCGGGCTTTTTCTGAAGGAAGGTGCGCGTGTGGCGATAGTAGATATCAGGGAAGCCGAGCTTGCAGCCGCAACAAAGGAACTGGCGCCATCGGGTCAGATTGCCGCCTATGTATGCGATATCTCCGATAAGTGGAATATATATTCGCTTGCGGAAAAGTTGAAGAAGGAATTCGGCACGATTGACATCCTCGTTAACAATGCGGGAGTCGTCCGCTCTGCGCCCTTTTTGCAAAAGACGGATGAGGTGATTGAAAAGCTTATTGCCGTAAACCTCATGTCGATTTTCTGGACTACAAAGGCATTTCTTCCCGACATGGTTTCAAAAGGCGAGGGCGTCATAGTTAATATGGCATCTGCAGGCGGTCTGCTGGGAGTACCTTATATTTCTGACTACTGTGCATCAAAATTTGCCGTCGTAGGACTAACCGAATCTCTCAGACAGGAAATGGCTCTGGCGGGACAGAAAAAGATTAAATTCATATATGTATGTCCGAATACGGTTTCAACCGGCATGTTTGAAGGAGCGCAGGCTGTAAAAGGCACCAGAATGCTCACGCCTGAAGATGTGACCGTGAAAATCATAGAAGGCATCAAAAACGGCAGGGCGATGATAGGCGTGCCGTCGAGCGTTTATACTCTGCCCCTTGTTAAGGCCATCCTGCCGATAGGCGCCATGGACTTTTTATGCAGGGTGCTCGGCATTGCCACTTCATCAAAGAACATGACCGGAAGAAAAGATTCCATAATCTTAAGATAG
- a CDS encoding CopG family antitoxin → MRKEYDFSKMKGERNPYIKDLKSQVTIRLEKTTIEYFKQLSKKTGMPYQNLINLYLKECVEMKKEPLISWNQSGQATV, encoded by the coding sequence ATGAGAAAAGAGTATGATTTCAGTAAAATGAAAGGTGAAAGGAATCCTTATATTAAGGACCTTAAATCCCAGGTTACTATAAGGCTAGAAAAAACCACTATTGAATATTTTAAGCAGCTCTCCAAAAAAACAGGTATGCCTTATCAGAATCTTATTAACTTGTATCTTAAAGAATGCGTTGAGATGAAGAAGGAACCTTTAATCAGTTGGAATCAATCCGGACAAGCAACGGTTTAG
- a CDS encoding FumA C-terminus/TtdB family hydratase beta subunit, producing the protein MDIKHITSPFSEFTVRSLHIGDGVLLSGTIVTARDAVHKHLASTGASPLSIKGMVIYHCGPVTVQTGDSWNVMAAGPTTSIREEPYEADIIEKFRPAAIMGKGGMGRHTLEAMRKSGCVYLNATGGAAAYLAGCIKSVKDVFFLDEFGQPEAMWVMDVTGFPAIVTMDSFGKSLHDEIETVSRKNLEKLLNSKTKHD; encoded by the coding sequence ATGGATATAAAACACATAACATCCCCTTTCAGTGAATTCACTGTCAGGTCGCTGCACATAGGCGACGGCGTGCTCTTGAGCGGGACAATCGTCACGGCCAGGGATGCCGTGCACAAGCATCTTGCATCGACGGGAGCTTCGCCTCTAAGCATTAAAGGCATGGTTATCTATCATTGCGGCCCTGTAACTGTCCAAACAGGGGACTCATGGAATGTCATGGCCGCAGGCCCTACCACATCCATACGAGAAGAGCCCTATGAAGCCGATATCATCGAAAAATTCAGGCCGGCCGCCATTATGGGAAAAGGCGGCATGGGCAGGCATACGCTCGAGGCCATGAGAAAGTCGGGCTGCGTCTACCTCAACGCCACAGGCGGCGCTGCGGCATATCTTGCAGGATGCATAAAATCCGTGAAGGATGTCTTTTTTCTTGACGAGTTCGGACAGCCTGAAGCCATGTGGGTTATGGATGTAACCGGCTTCCCTGCCATAGTAACAATGGATTCTTTCGGAAAATCGCTTCACGATGAAATAGAAACCGTTTCCAGAAAAAACCTGGAAAAGCTTTTAAACAGCAAAACAAAACACGATTGA
- a CDS encoding histone deacetylase, whose product MKTGRIKAKNRTGLIFFPAYDWEISAFHPERKERLLYTHDQVIEEGLLDIEGISEFKAGIATDKDISRVHFCLPDIDSVITDSHRISAGGCIEAARLVLEKKVDRSFALVRPPGHHSMRVVHGCRGFCNINMEAIMVEWIRTNYPHIKKIVIVDTDCHHGDGTQDIFWHDPDILFISVHQDGRTLYPWSGFPEDLGGSGARGMTLNVPLPPGTTDDGFIYVAENLIRPILDEFKPDIVINSAGQDNHYSDPITDMQFTAGGYARLTEIVSPDICVLEGGYSIEMALPYINTGIILSLAGVDYSYLKEPDFRPDRFKQASVEMKYIAGLCDSMLNYWRKRQGIPLKKEGIVERRKTVRYDTDNIVDRQAEFKKMCDCPGVFRIETRASTGNSATCVHIPRGACESCRSQGIEWFDSAEGFDFVQMQDMDKDIFTSRKG is encoded by the coding sequence GTGAAGACAGGAAGGATCAAGGCAAAAAACAGAACCGGGCTTATTTTCTTTCCGGCCTATGACTGGGAGATATCGGCCTTCCATCCGGAAAGGAAAGAGCGCCTTCTTTACACCCATGATCAGGTCATCGAGGAGGGGTTGCTTGACATTGAAGGGATAAGCGAATTCAAGGCCGGAATTGCAACGGATAAGGACATATCAAGGGTTCATTTCTGTCTTCCGGACATAGATTCGGTTATAACGGATTCCCACAGGATATCAGCGGGCGGCTGCATCGAGGCCGCAAGGCTTGTGCTTGAGAAGAAGGTGGACAGGTCATTCGCACTTGTAAGGCCTCCAGGTCATCATTCCATGCGTGTCGTCCACGGTTGCAGGGGTTTCTGCAATATCAACATGGAAGCGATCATGGTTGAATGGATCAGGACGAATTACCCGCATATCAAGAAAATTGTTATCGTAGACACCGACTGCCATCATGGAGACGGCACACAGGATATTTTCTGGCATGACCCGGATATACTCTTTATTTCCGTGCATCAGGATGGAAGGACGCTCTATCCCTGGTCCGGATTTCCTGAAGATCTGGGCGGTTCAGGGGCGAGGGGGATGACGCTGAATGTGCCGCTTCCTCCCGGAACGACCGACGACGGATTCATATATGTAGCTGAAAACCTGATCAGGCCGATACTCGATGAATTCAAACCTGATATTGTCATAAACTCGGCCGGGCAGGACAACCACTATTCCGACCCCATCACCGACATGCAGTTCACTGCGGGAGGTTATGCAAGACTCACCGAAATCGTTTCCCCTGACATATGCGTCCTGGAAGGCGGCTATTCCATAGAAATGGCCCTGCCGTATATCAATACGGGCATAATACTTTCCCTTGCAGGCGTGGATTATTCATATCTGAAAGAGCCTGATTTCAGGCCTGACAGGTTCAAGCAGGCCTCAGTCGAGATGAAGTATATTGCAGGCTTATGTGACTCGATGCTTAATTACTGGCGCAAGAGGCAGGGAATACCCCTGAAAAAGGAAGGCATAGTCGAGCGCCGCAAGACCGTAAGATATGACACCGACAATATAGTTGACAGACAGGCCGAGTTTAAGAAGATGTGCGACTGTCCAGGGGTATTCAGGATTGAGACAAGGGCGTCAACCGGAAACAGCGCAACCTGTGTTCATATACCGAGGGGCGCATGCGAAAGTTGCAGGTCTCAGGGTATTGAATGGTTTGATTCTGCGGAAGGCTTCGACTTCGTGCAGATGCAGGACATGGACAAGGACATATTTACATCGAGAAAAGGATGA
- a CDS encoding fumarate hydratase — protein MLELVKKASIVISDDVLSSLENALQNESMSSLAYETLDTIIKSAGLSENKNLPICQDTGSIFAVIRSDAAVATKIRKSLIKAIRELTRDGILRQNCVNSLTGKNTGDNTGEHVPQIHFEPYGGQTQVSLMLKGGGSENVSTQYSLPDVTLNAGRDLEGVRRCVLDAVFRAQGKGCAPGILGVCIGGDRASGYHVAKEQLFRRLDDTNPDEVLAGLEKLLLEEANNLGIGPMGLGGKTTLLGVKIAGICRHPASYFVTISYSCWATRRYTVVLNETGGIVKWI, from the coding sequence ATGCTTGAGCTTGTAAAAAAGGCCAGCATCGTTATTTCCGATGATGTTCTCTCATCGCTTGAAAATGCCCTTCAGAATGAAAGCATGTCTTCGCTTGCATATGAGACTCTGGATACAATCATCAAAAGCGCCGGGCTTTCTGAAAATAAAAACCTGCCGATCTGCCAGGATACCGGTTCCATATTCGCAGTGATTCGCTCCGACGCGGCTGTCGCAACAAAAATAAGGAAGTCTTTGATCAAGGCCATAAGAGAACTTACCCGTGACGGTATCCTAAGGCAGAACTGCGTAAATTCGCTGACTGGTAAAAACACGGGCGACAATACAGGCGAGCATGTCCCTCAAATCCATTTCGAACCATACGGCGGACAGACACAGGTGAGTCTGATGCTCAAGGGCGGCGGATCGGAAAATGTCAGCACACAATACAGCCTGCCGGATGTAACGCTTAATGCAGGCAGAGACCTTGAAGGCGTAAGGCGATGCGTGCTCGATGCCGTGTTCAGGGCCCAGGGCAAAGGCTGTGCGCCTGGTATTCTCGGAGTCTGCATCGGAGGTGACCGGGCATCCGGTTATCATGTCGCAAAGGAGCAGCTTTTCAGAAGGCTCGATGATACAAATCCAGATGAAGTGCTTGCAGGGCTTGAAAAGCTTCTGCTTGAAGAGGCGAATAATCTGGGGATAGGCCCTATGGGGCTTGGCGGAAAGACAACGCTGCTGGGCGTAAAGATTGCCGGGATATGCAGACATCCTGCAAGCTATTTCGTGACAATAAGCTATTCGTGCTGGGCAACAAGAAGATACACTGTGGTACTCAACGAGACCGGGGGTATCGTTAAATGGATATAA
- the miaB gene encoding tRNA (N6-isopentenyl adenosine(37)-C2)-methylthiotransferase MiaB, giving the protein MKGKVQIFTYGCQMNDLDSQKIYSSLAGLGYNETTDSENADVIILNTCSVRKKAEEKTLSNLGRLKYLKKKRPGVTIIVTGCVAQQEGEALIAKMPYIDAVVGTHQLHRIPEIVQNVRESRSQEIHTAFSEFIPSLELIPEKSFIRPGHRAYINIMQGCDNYCSYCIVPYVRGREISRDWRNVIDEVRIHAERGVKEIFLLGQNVNSYAGGISFGALLKKIAEVDGITRIRFTTSHPKDVSPELIDCFASLDNLCSHIHLPFQSGSDKVLKAMNRNYTFDSYLRLVSELRKARPDIAFSADTMVGFSTETDDDFRRTLDLIEAVRFDVLYSFKYSPRPGTVAAGIEDDVPIELKKERLSILQTIQNRITLEINRSRAGQTFEVLVDGPSQKNPSQIFGRTTHNTIVNFVGPLSLVGHEAVVKITRGNKNTLTGEVV; this is encoded by the coding sequence ATGAAGGGCAAAGTTCAGATATTCACCTATGGCTGCCAGATGAACGACCTGGACAGCCAGAAAATTTATTCATCCCTTGCCGGGCTTGGCTACAATGAAACAACCGATTCCGAAAACGCCGATGTAATAATCCTGAACACCTGTTCGGTAAGAAAAAAGGCCGAGGAAAAGACTCTGAGCAATCTTGGGCGGCTCAAGTATCTTAAGAAGAAGAGGCCCGGGGTAACAATAATCGTCACCGGCTGCGTGGCCCAGCAGGAAGGCGAAGCTCTTATTGCAAAGATGCCGTATATAGATGCGGTTGTAGGCACTCATCAGCTTCACAGAATTCCTGAGATCGTTCAGAATGTCAGAGAATCCCGCTCTCAGGAAATCCATACGGCTTTCTCCGAGTTCATCCCGTCTCTTGAACTTATTCCGGAGAAATCTTTTATCCGTCCAGGCCACAGGGCATACATAAACATCATGCAGGGCTGCGACAACTACTGCTCATACTGCATCGTTCCCTATGTAAGGGGCCGAGAGATCAGCCGCGACTGGAGAAATGTAATCGATGAAGTAAGGATACATGCAGAGAGGGGCGTAAAGGAAATCTTCCTTCTCGGGCAGAATGTGAACTCGTATGCAGGGGGCATAAGTTTCGGGGCGCTTCTCAAAAAGATTGCTGAAGTTGACGGCATAACAAGGATACGATTCACAACCTCACACCCTAAAGATGTGAGTCCCGAACTCATCGACTGTTTTGCGAGTCTCGACAATCTCTGCAGCCATATCCACCTGCCCTTTCAGTCAGGCTCTGACAAGGTACTGAAGGCGATGAACCGCAACTATACGTTTGATTCCTATTTAAGGCTTGTGAGCGAACTCAGGAAGGCCAGGCCGGATATCGCCTTCAGCGCGGACACAATGGTAGGGTTTTCCACGGAAACCGATGATGATTTCAGGAGAACTCTCGACCTGATCGAAGCTGTAAGGTTCGATGTGCTCTATTCGTTCAAATATTCGCCAAGGCCCGGCACCGTTGCTGCCGGTATCGAGGATGACGTCCCTATAGAGCTCAAAAAGGAGCGGCTTTCAATCCTCCAGACCATTCAGAACAGAATAACGCTTGAGATAAACCGCTCAAGGGCAGGTCAGACATTTGAAGTGCTCGTTGACGGGCCGAGCCAGAAAAATCCTTCTCAGATATTCGGACGCACCACCCATAATACGATAGTGAATTTCGTGGGGCCCCTGTCCCTTGTAGGCCATGAGGCCGTGGTAAAAATAACGCGCGGCAACAAAAACACCCTGACAGGCGAAGTCGTTTAA
- a CDS encoding glucose 1-dehydrogenase gives MNVKDLFDLKDKVSIVTGGGRGIGSFIAKGLAEAGSNVVIASRKLANCEKEAAELSALGVKSLAVKCDMGSEADITALVDTTMKEFGRIDVLVNNAGVTWGAPTLDFPLDAWDKIFSVNTRGVWIICQKVARIMKDQGGGKMINVSSIYGSRGSMEEAHPAVAYNPSKAAVEVLTKNLAVKLARYKIYVNCMAPGFFKTDMMAYVFKPEMKPILDAIVNEIPLRMWGDEDEIKGLAVFLASNASNYITGGIFPVDGGLGAK, from the coding sequence ATGAACGTAAAAGATTTATTCGACCTTAAAGACAAGGTTTCCATAGTAACAGGCGGCGGCAGGGGCATAGGCTCGTTCATCGCCAAAGGGCTTGCGGAAGCGGGCAGTAATGTTGTCATTGCCTCGCGCAAACTTGCGAATTGTGAAAAAGAGGCAGCCGAACTGTCGGCCCTTGGCGTGAAATCGCTTGCCGTCAAATGCGACATGGGATCTGAAGCTGATATAACAGCGCTGGTTGACACGACGATGAAGGAATTCGGACGCATTGATGTTCTCGTAAACAATGCCGGTGTGACCTGGGGCGCGCCGACGCTTGATTTTCCGCTGGACGCCTGGGACAAGATATTCAGCGTGAACACGAGAGGCGTATGGATAATCTGCCAGAAGGTTGCGAGGATCATGAAGGATCAGGGAGGCGGCAAGATGATAAACGTGTCGTCCATTTACGGCTCACGCGGCTCCATGGAAGAGGCGCATCCTGCAGTCGCCTACAACCCTTCAAAGGCAGCAGTCGAAGTCCTTACGAAGAATCTTGCCGTTAAACTTGCCCGCTACAAGATATATGTCAACTGCATGGCGCCAGGCTTCTTCAAGACCGACATGATGGCCTATGTCTTCAAGCCTGAAATGAAGCCAATACTTGACGCAATAGTAAATGAAATTCCGCTCAGGATGTGGGGCGACGAGGACGAAATCAAAGGCCTGGCGGTTTTCCTGGCATCCAATGCCTCGAACTATATCACCGGCGGCATATTCCCGGTCGATGGAGGATTAGGAGCGAAATAA